The proteins below are encoded in one region of Timaviella obliquedivisa GSE-PSE-MK23-08B:
- a CDS encoding IS1 family transposase codes for YFNWIWQHSRFKTTAAQRADLATRPWTWQDLATFPTTI; via the coding sequence GTTATTTCAATTGGATTTGGCAGCACAGTCGATTCAAAACCACTGCTGCGCAACGGGCAGATTTAGCAACTCGCCCTTGGACCTGGCAGGACTTAGCAACTTTTCCCACAACAATTTAG
- a CDS encoding DEAD/DEAH box helicase family protein: MGRTPTLKFDRGTLILHPPPKGKAWVDYATWDDRIERFRIPAIQYRGLVTTLRREEIAYDDQAKNFGTVELTSHLERQPYLHQQEALENWIGAGHRGVVVLPTASGKTYLAQMAMQAMPCSTLITVPTLDLMHQWYANLLAAFPGAEIGLLGGGSRDRTPILVATYDSAAIHAESLGNRYKLLICDECHHLPSDFNRVIAEFAIAPYRLGLTATPDRTDGRHVDLDFLLGSVVYHRTAKDLAGDALASHEIIQLKVALSEHERERYDELMEIRDNFLKRSNLWLGSIEGWQRFVQASAQSQAGRRAMLAHQEARAIALGTEGKLRILAELLAQHHPEQTLIFTNDNATVYRISQAFLIPAITHQTPVKERHEILQNFREGKYKTLAASHVLNEGVDVPEASVAILLSGTGSAREYIQRLGRVLRKGQAHKRAVLYEVVAEETTEEGVSRRRREPQRSRQPQQLELIRSPYEEFERKLPQAAESSGAWNQESEEDTSG, from the coding sequence ATGGGTCGTACCCCAACCTTAAAATTCGATCGCGGCACCCTCATTCTGCATCCTCCGCCCAAAGGTAAAGCTTGGGTGGACTATGCTACTTGGGACGATCGCATTGAGCGTTTCCGAATTCCAGCTATTCAATATCGCGGCTTGGTAACTACGCTTCGCCGAGAAGAAATTGCCTATGACGATCAAGCCAAAAACTTTGGAACTGTCGAACTGACCTCTCATTTAGAACGACAGCCTTATCTTCACCAGCAAGAAGCCTTAGAAAACTGGATTGGGGCAGGGCATCGGGGCGTTGTGGTGCTACCGACTGCATCGGGAAAAACATACTTGGCGCAAATGGCAATGCAAGCCATGCCTTGCAGCACGTTAATTACAGTTCCAACTCTAGATTTGATGCACCAATGGTACGCCAATTTATTAGCAGCATTTCCCGGTGCCGAGATCGGTCTACTGGGTGGTGGCTCCCGCGATCGCACTCCCATTCTGGTTGCCACTTATGACAGTGCCGCTATCCATGCTGAATCTTTAGGCAATCGCTATAAGCTGCTGATTTGCGATGAGTGTCACCATTTGCCCAGCGACTTTAATCGAGTGATTGCCGAGTTTGCGATCGCCCCCTATCGGCTAGGATTAACCGCTACTCCTGACCGGACAGACGGCAGACACGTCGATTTAGATTTTCTGCTTGGCTCTGTGGTTTACCATCGCACCGCCAAAGATTTAGCTGGAGATGCCCTCGCCAGTCATGAAATTATTCAACTTAAAGTGGCTCTCTCAGAACACGAGCGCGAACGGTACGACGAATTAATGGAGATTCGAGATAATTTTTTGAAGCGATCGAACCTGTGGTTGGGTTCCATAGAGGGCTGGCAGCGATTTGTTCAAGCTAGTGCCCAATCTCAGGCAGGCAGACGGGCAATGCTAGCGCATCAAGAGGCACGGGCGATCGCCCTGGGAACTGAAGGTAAGCTTCGCATTCTTGCCGAACTCTTAGCCCAGCACCATCCTGAACAAACCTTAATTTTCACTAACGACAACGCCACGGTTTACCGCATTTCCCAAGCTTTCCTCATTCCTGCCATTACCCACCAAACTCCCGTCAAAGAACGCCACGAAATTCTGCAAAACTTTCGAGAGGGCAAGTACAAGACTTTGGCGGCTTCCCACGTTTTGAACGAAGGTGTAGACGTGCCCGAAGCGAGCGTAGCGATTTTGCTTTCAGGGACGGGTTCTGCCCGCGAGTATATTCAGCGCTTAGGGCGAGTGTTGCGAAAAGGTCAGGCGCACAAACGAGCAGTGCTGTATGAGGTGGTGGCAGAAGAAACGACAGAGGAAGGAGTTTCGAGACGAAGGAGAGAGCCTCAGCGATCGCGGCAGCCACAGCAGTTAGAGTTGATAAGGTCGCCCTACGAAGAGTTTGAGCGGAAGCTGCCTCAGGCGGCGGAATCATCTGGAGCTTGGAACCAAGAGTCAGAGGAGGACACATCAGGCTAA